One part of the Thermococcus radiotolerans genome encodes these proteins:
- a CDS encoding DUF835 domain-containing protein gives MENEEGSTISMDEIVEALRDKSPKELLSYAIFNEEEEAKYYAKLADKAKRASIKALFIKMSEDSKGHHDWLYGLFKKMYPDEEPVKVEAPPVEVAPFYPEFESVEDYISALKYCMESELFAKKTYELLARVAKDEDTRAFALNLAAMEEDHYNSIRKMYELILSLEEKEITPEKLEPGGYLFTDELKAKYFLIDLLESGVGLSVAIREKPEKFLEMLDSTKVSVVWITKTEVEDSIRPDEIPLLKRRFCEFLGKRSKGDKKGAVFLQNLSYLALELGFKSMMDVVLYLKDCALLYDGYILATAVKDAFSPREWALLTSELREVS, from the coding sequence ATGGAAAACGAGGAGGGTTCCACAATCAGTATGGACGAGATAGTGGAGGCGCTTAGGGATAAGTCTCCGAAGGAGCTTTTAAGCTACGCCATCTTCAATGAGGAAGAGGAGGCGAAGTACTACGCCAAACTCGCCGACAAGGCCAAGAGGGCCAGCATCAAGGCGCTGTTCATCAAGATGAGCGAGGACAGCAAGGGTCATCACGACTGGCTGTACGGGCTCTTCAAGAAAATGTACCCCGACGAGGAGCCGGTGAAGGTTGAGGCTCCCCCCGTTGAGGTGGCCCCGTTCTATCCTGAGTTCGAGAGCGTCGAGGACTACATCTCGGCCCTCAAGTACTGCATGGAAAGCGAGCTGTTCGCTAAGAAGACCTACGAGCTTCTGGCCAGGGTTGCCAAGGACGAAGATACGAGGGCATTCGCGCTCAACCTGGCCGCGATGGAGGAGGATCACTACAATTCAATCAGGAAGATGTACGAGCTCATACTCTCCCTTGAGGAGAAGGAGATAACCCCCGAAAAGCTTGAGCCCGGGGGATACCTCTTCACCGATGAGCTGAAGGCAAAGTACTTCCTCATAGACCTTCTGGAAAGTGGCGTTGGGCTGTCGGTGGCCATACGGGAAAAGCCCGAGAAGTTCCTCGAAATGCTAGATAGCACTAAGGTCAGCGTGGTGTGGATAACCAAAACCGAGGTCGAGGATTCAATACGTCCCGACGAGATACCCCTGCTCAAGAGGAGGTTCTGCGAATTTCTGGGCAAGAGGTCCAAAGGTGACAAAAAGGGTGCGGTTTTCCTTCAGAACCTCAGCTACCTCGCGCTTGAGCTCGGCTTCAAGAGCATGATGGACGTCGTACTTTACCTGAAGGACTGCGCACTCCTCTACGACGGCTACATCCTGGCCACGGCAGTTAAGGACGCGTTCAGCCCCCGCGAGTGGGCGCTCCTCACCTCGGAGCTCAGGGAGGTCTCCTGA
- the mtnA gene encoding S-methyl-5-thioribose-1-phosphate isomerase, whose translation MEIRYRPEELTRLPRSVTYETGKVIMIDQRLLPGEFKTIELPTVDEVAEAIVTMKVRGAPAIGAAAAFGLALYADTTKAKTRDEFMDGFYSAYDRLKNTRPTAVNLFWALNRIKRLVEENLESPLEEIKKLIVAEAQRIADEDVEANLRMGHYGAEALPEGNVLTHCNAGSLATVQLGTVGAVLRVMHRDGSLKLLWVDETRPVLQGARLSAWEYHYDGIPLKLITDNMAGFVMQQGKVDAIIVGADRIVANGDFANKIGTYTLAVLAKEHGIPFFTVAPLSTIDMNLKSGKEIPIEERKPEEVLTCGGCRIAPDVDVYNPAFDVTPHKYLTGIITDKGVVYPPFERNLKRLFKEEL comes from the coding sequence ATGGAGATAAGGTACAGACCGGAGGAACTCACGAGGCTTCCGAGAAGCGTGACCTATGAAACCGGAAAGGTCATCATGATCGACCAGAGACTCCTGCCCGGGGAGTTCAAGACGATAGAGCTGCCGACCGTTGATGAGGTCGCAGAGGCGATAGTGACGATGAAGGTTCGCGGTGCTCCGGCGATAGGTGCCGCCGCCGCGTTTGGCCTGGCCCTCTACGCGGACACGACGAAGGCCAAAACTAGGGACGAGTTCATGGACGGCTTTTACAGCGCATACGACAGGCTGAAGAACACGAGGCCAACCGCTGTAAACCTCTTCTGGGCTCTCAACAGGATTAAGAGGCTCGTTGAGGAGAACCTTGAGAGTCCCCTTGAGGAGATTAAAAAGCTCATCGTCGCTGAGGCGCAGAGGATAGCGGACGAAGACGTCGAGGCCAACCTCAGGATGGGACACTACGGAGCCGAAGCCCTGCCGGAGGGAAACGTTCTTACCCACTGCAACGCGGGGAGCCTTGCCACCGTCCAGCTCGGAACCGTTGGGGCGGTTCTGAGGGTCATGCACCGTGACGGCAGCCTCAAGCTCCTCTGGGTGGACGAGACGAGACCAGTTCTTCAGGGTGCCCGCCTTAGCGCGTGGGAGTACCACTACGACGGCATTCCGCTCAAGTTAATAACCGACAACATGGCCGGCTTTGTGATGCAGCAGGGGAAGGTTGACGCGATTATAGTTGGTGCCGACAGGATAGTGGCTAACGGCGACTTCGCCAACAAGATAGGCACCTATACTTTGGCTGTTCTCGCCAAGGAGCACGGGATACCGTTCTTCACCGTCGCGCCGCTCTCGACGATAGACATGAACCTGAAGAGCGGAAAGGAGATACCCATAGAGGAGAGGAAGCCGGAGGAAGTCCTCACCTGTGGCGGTTGCAGAATCGCTCCAGATGTGGATGTCTACAATCCGGCCTTCGACGTCACACCGCACAAGTATCTAACCGGCATAATAACCGACAAGGGCGTCGTTTACCCGCCCTTCGAGAGGAATTTGAAGAGGTTGTTCAAGGAAGAACTGTGA
- a CDS encoding DEAD/DEAH box helicase produces MHLLLRKAIRERFGRLNEVQMGAFREVSSGRSVLIIAPTGSGKTEAAVLPVFNEILEDGLKPISALYIAPLKALNRDLLERLEWWGQKLGITVEVRHGDTSAYRKAKQTKNPPQMLIITPETLGVILTVKSLREHLENVRFVIVDEIAELVDNKRGAQLLLGLERLAEIADFKRIGMTATVGNEEEVREWLKADVIVKPSWRKNYHFHVLYPKPGERDMELAKELSLSPEIAARLRLLWEIVEKHGKALIFTNTRQFAEILAHRLKAWGKPVEVHHGSLSREARVKAERALKEGKIKALICTSSMELGIDIGDVDVVIQYMSPRQVNRLVQRVGRARHRIGEVSEGYVITSNVEDYLQSLVIAKHALEGRFEAVEPMGGLDVLAHFVVGLLIEYKRLSRERPYEIAKRAYIYRDLSWSDYLDVLRVLEDARLIGYDEESGLLYLRRGAFQYYYENLSTIPDEVSWRVFDAGSGHVIGRLDESFVMDLEEGMDFVMNGRSWIVLKIDDEARLLKVRESKSLESAIPSWGGEMIPVPFSVALDVGRLKRELSFDFEKAKGLLEGIEFSEEELGRAFEEIKDEPFSTDRDIVVESTPKALVIHADFGNRANEALGRLVHSFLILRYGRVFSVRSQAHAIVFKTPFQLNPEEVKGYLYQEPESLEFIVSRAMRDSHAYRWRMLNVAKRFGALRRDARIRRIERLFEGTVVERETLSELYHDKVDVRKGGLVLEMLKRGTMRVKTELRREPSTLARLNMTVGGEFLLSGVLERDEILELFRKRLLDHEVVLVCTNCGWHSKTKVARLQNVKLRQCPRCGSKMLAVAHPIDAEEFLPVLEKVRHGKPLERKEERTYRKLLKAADLVDSYGFEAVLALASYGTGPDTAARILAQYKGDALLVALMERERQFIRTRRFWVDRKEEKEGEE; encoded by the coding sequence ATGCATCTCCTCCTGAGAAAGGCCATCAGGGAGCGCTTCGGAAGGCTCAACGAGGTTCAGATGGGGGCATTCCGCGAGGTTAGTTCGGGGAGGAGCGTCCTGATCATCGCCCCCACCGGCTCGGGGAAAACCGAAGCGGCCGTTCTGCCCGTCTTCAACGAAATCCTTGAGGATGGACTTAAACCTATTTCTGCACTCTACATCGCACCTCTCAAGGCCCTCAACAGAGACCTGCTTGAGAGACTCGAATGGTGGGGTCAGAAGCTCGGAATAACCGTTGAGGTCAGACACGGCGACACCTCGGCCTACAGGAAGGCGAAGCAGACGAAGAACCCTCCGCAGATGCTCATCATAACCCCCGAAACCCTCGGGGTGATTCTGACTGTCAAGTCCCTCAGGGAACACCTTGAGAACGTGAGGTTCGTCATCGTCGATGAGATAGCCGAGCTGGTGGACAACAAGCGCGGTGCGCAGCTCCTCCTCGGCCTTGAGCGCCTGGCCGAGATTGCGGACTTCAAGAGAATAGGCATGACGGCGACGGTGGGCAACGAGGAAGAGGTGAGGGAGTGGCTGAAGGCGGACGTCATAGTGAAGCCGAGCTGGAGGAAGAACTACCACTTCCACGTCCTCTATCCGAAGCCCGGTGAGAGGGACATGGAGTTAGCTAAAGAGCTGAGCCTCTCACCCGAGATAGCGGCGAGGCTTAGGCTCCTCTGGGAGATAGTTGAGAAGCACGGAAAGGCCCTCATATTCACCAATACGCGCCAGTTCGCGGAGATTTTGGCACATCGCCTCAAGGCCTGGGGGAAGCCGGTCGAGGTTCACCACGGCTCGCTTTCGAGGGAGGCGCGCGTTAAAGCGGAGAGGGCGCTGAAGGAAGGTAAAATCAAGGCCCTGATATGTACTTCCTCAATGGAGCTGGGCATAGACATAGGCGACGTTGATGTTGTGATTCAGTACATGAGCCCGAGGCAGGTGAACAGGCTCGTCCAGCGCGTTGGAAGGGCAAGGCACAGGATAGGCGAGGTGAGCGAGGGCTACGTCATAACCTCCAACGTCGAGGATTACCTTCAGAGCCTCGTCATAGCGAAGCACGCCCTCGAAGGCCGCTTTGAGGCGGTCGAGCCGATGGGAGGGCTGGACGTTTTAGCCCATTTCGTCGTCGGCCTTCTCATCGAGTATAAAAGACTGTCTCGCGAGAGGCCCTACGAGATAGCAAAGAGGGCCTACATTTACCGTGATTTGAGCTGGAGCGATTACCTCGACGTTCTCCGCGTTTTGGAGGATGCCAGGCTGATAGGCTACGACGAGGAGAGCGGCCTTCTCTACCTGAGGCGCGGGGCATTCCAGTACTACTACGAGAACCTCTCAACGATTCCGGACGAGGTCTCCTGGCGGGTCTTCGACGCGGGGAGCGGCCACGTCATAGGCAGGCTCGACGAGAGCTTCGTCATGGATTTGGAGGAAGGCATGGACTTCGTAATGAACGGACGGAGCTGGATTGTGCTCAAAATAGATGACGAGGCGAGACTCTTGAAGGTCAGGGAGAGCAAGAGCCTTGAGAGCGCGATACCGAGCTGGGGGGGTGAGATGATCCCCGTTCCGTTCAGCGTTGCCCTCGACGTCGGCAGGCTGAAGAGGGAGCTAAGTTTCGACTTCGAGAAGGCAAAAGGGCTTTTGGAGGGGATCGAGTTCAGCGAGGAGGAACTGGGGAGGGCCTTCGAGGAAATCAAGGACGAACCCTTCTCAACCGACCGCGATATCGTCGTCGAGAGCACGCCCAAGGCGCTCGTCATACACGCCGATTTTGGGAACAGGGCCAACGAGGCCCTCGGACGGCTGGTTCACTCGTTCCTGATCCTGCGCTACGGGAGGGTTTTCTCCGTCCGTTCCCAGGCCCACGCGATAGTATTCAAGACGCCGTTCCAGCTGAACCCGGAGGAGGTAAAGGGCTACCTCTACCAAGAACCAGAGAGCCTGGAGTTCATCGTTTCCCGCGCCATGAGGGATTCACACGCCTACCGGTGGAGAATGCTGAACGTGGCGAAACGGTTCGGGGCTTTGAGGAGGGACGCCAGGATAAGGAGAATCGAGAGGCTCTTCGAGGGCACCGTGGTGGAGAGGGAAACCCTCAGCGAGCTGTACCACGACAAGGTGGACGTTAGGAAGGGGGGGCTGGTTCTTGAGATGCTCAAGAGGGGCACGATGAGGGTGAAAACCGAGCTTAGGAGGGAGCCGTCAACGCTGGCCAGGCTCAACATGACCGTTGGCGGTGAGTTCCTGCTCTCCGGCGTCCTGGAGAGGGACGAGATACTGGAGCTGTTCAGGAAGAGACTGCTCGACCACGAAGTCGTCTTGGTCTGCACCAACTGCGGCTGGCACTCGAAAACAAAGGTCGCAAGGCTCCAAAACGTAAAGCTGAGGCAGTGTCCGCGCTGCGGCTCGAAGATGCTTGCCGTTGCCCATCCGATTGACGCGGAAGAGTTTCTTCCCGTTCTGGAGAAGGTTCGCCACGGGAAGCCGCTGGAGCGGAAGGAGGAGAGAACCTACAGAAAGCTGCTGAAGGCTGCAGACCTCGTAGATTCCTACGGGTTCGAGGCGGTTTTGGCTCTGGCCAGCTACGGCACCGGTCCTGACACGGCGGCGAGGATTCTGGCCCAGTACAAAGGGGACGCCCTGCTCGTCGCCCTCATGGAGAGGGAGCGGCAGTTCATAAGGACGAGGCGCTTCTGGGTGGATAGGAAGGAGGAGAAGGAAGGAGAGGAGTAA
- a CDS encoding iron-containing alcohol dehydrogenase — protein sequence MFWLKTKLIEGEGSLEKLSNEARGYERVLILASRSMKRHGFLSEAEDYVKEAGAEVFSIAGLPAEPSVEVIEEFLPKVREFEPDILVALGGGSVIDTTKALKVFYDAPELNFEEIAFIDRFSKPKPVPKLRTRLIAIPSTSGAGSEVSGASVLKKGGVKYNIVTPEIAPDVAILDPRLPRTMPAEVARNSGLDVLVHGIEAYTTKVANPFSDAMAIKAIKTVYKWLPLSVRGDEDARERVHYAATMAGIAFLNARLGLCHAMSHKAAWIGPHGLLNAIFLPYVMEFNAERSDYARRRYAEIARELGFQTAKDLIEVVRELNEMLGVPGLRELVDEEIFVERVEEMAEKAYRDGLVAFNPVEPKPEEIRELYLRAYRGE from the coding sequence ATGTTCTGGCTGAAGACGAAACTCATTGAGGGTGAGGGCTCCCTAGAAAAGCTCTCAAATGAAGCCAGGGGCTACGAGCGTGTTCTTATCTTGGCTTCCCGTTCGATGAAGAGGCACGGTTTCCTGAGCGAGGCCGAGGACTACGTGAAGGAGGCCGGTGCGGAGGTCTTCTCGATAGCGGGTCTTCCGGCTGAGCCAAGCGTCGAGGTCATAGAGGAGTTCCTGCCCAAGGTGAGGGAGTTCGAGCCCGACATTCTGGTTGCTCTTGGTGGAGGAAGCGTCATCGATACGACCAAGGCGTTGAAGGTCTTCTACGATGCCCCCGAGCTGAACTTTGAGGAGATAGCCTTCATAGACAGGTTTTCAAAGCCGAAGCCGGTTCCTAAGCTGAGGACGAGGTTAATAGCGATACCCTCGACGAGCGGAGCGGGAAGCGAGGTTTCGGGAGCGAGCGTGCTGAAGAAGGGCGGCGTCAAATACAATATCGTTACGCCTGAGATAGCGCCCGACGTGGCCATCCTCGACCCCCGGCTGCCGAGGACGATGCCAGCCGAGGTGGCCCGGAACTCTGGCCTTGACGTCCTCGTCCACGGGATAGAGGCCTACACAACCAAGGTTGCCAACCCCTTCAGCGATGCCATGGCGATTAAGGCGATAAAGACCGTTTACAAGTGGCTTCCGCTCTCCGTTAGGGGCGACGAGGATGCCAGGGAGAGGGTTCACTACGCGGCGACGATGGCGGGAATAGCCTTCCTCAACGCGCGCCTCGGCCTATGCCACGCGATGAGCCATAAGGCGGCGTGGATTGGCCCGCATGGGCTCCTCAACGCGATATTCCTGCCCTACGTGATGGAGTTCAACGCTGAGAGGAGCGACTACGCGAGGAGGCGCTACGCTGAGATAGCGAGGGAACTTGGCTTCCAGACGGCGAAGGACCTTATTGAAGTCGTGAGGGAGCTCAACGAGATGCTTGGTGTTCCAGGGCTGAGGGAGCTGGTCGACGAGGAGATCTTCGTCGAGAGGGTCGAAGAGATGGCCGAAAAAGCCTACCGCGACGGGCTTGTGGCTTTCAATCCCGTCGAACCGAAGCCCGAGGAAATAAGGGAGCTGTATCTGAGGGCATACAGGGGAGAATAA
- a CDS encoding type II toxin-antitoxin system VapC family toxin: MEVAFFDTSALVKHYHIERGSSIVNELMENYVVAISELAILEMTSALNRRFLSGELTKRKLEWVLERFYSDLENYVVVTISSETVSLATSLVLKHGLKTLDSLQLASALRIKDEASIFVTFDERLKNAAEKEGFTVLP; this comes from the coding sequence GTGGAGGTAGCGTTTTTTGATACCAGTGCACTTGTGAAACATTATCACATTGAAAGGGGCAGTTCTATCGTCAACGAGCTCATGGAAAATTACGTCGTTGCGATCTCTGAGCTGGCCATACTTGAGATGACATCTGCACTGAATAGGCGATTTCTCAGTGGAGAACTCACAAAACGCAAGCTCGAATGGGTTCTTGAGAGGTTCTACTCTGATCTTGAAAACTACGTAGTCGTCACCATCTCAAGCGAAACCGTTAGCCTTGCAACGTCCCTTGTTCTCAAACACGGGCTTAAAACTCTGGATTCCCTACAACTCGCCTCTGCCCTGAGAATTAAAGACGAGGCCTCGATTTTTGTCACCTTTGATGAAAGATTGAAAAACGCCGCAGAAAAAGAAGGCTTCACAGTTCTTCCTTGA
- a CDS encoding MBL fold metallo-hydrolase, translated as MRISSIEEFPRELVPVEIPPHTMMLRGIGWDSNVYLVRDGREALVVDTGTGVNWHVYAEIWEREGLLNGVERVTIFNTHEHFDHVGGNMALANWLKGKGIEVLFAAHEITAKILENGNDYVILAYSYGRRFEPQKVDLHMMEGDSLKVGSLELELIHTPGHTAGSSCLYLDDGETRIMFTGDTVFNGTVGRTDLPTGNGWKLQESLERLRDYDVDFGLPGHGWVIKDWRENIDEILGWL; from the coding sequence GTGAGGATAAGCTCCATCGAGGAGTTCCCGAGGGAGCTGGTGCCCGTCGAGATTCCTCCCCACACCATGATGCTGAGGGGCATAGGCTGGGACTCGAACGTCTACCTTGTGAGGGACGGGAGGGAGGCCCTCGTAGTGGACACCGGCACTGGCGTTAACTGGCACGTCTACGCCGAGATCTGGGAGAGGGAAGGCCTCCTCAACGGCGTCGAGAGGGTCACGATATTCAACACCCACGAGCACTTCGACCACGTGGGCGGGAACATGGCCCTGGCGAACTGGCTGAAGGGGAAGGGCATAGAGGTTCTCTTCGCCGCCCACGAAATCACAGCGAAAATACTGGAGAATGGAAACGACTACGTGATTCTGGCCTATTCTTACGGAAGGAGGTTCGAACCACAGAAGGTTGATCTCCACATGATGGAGGGCGATTCGCTCAAAGTCGGCTCCCTGGAGCTTGAGCTGATCCACACGCCCGGCCACACGGCGGGGAGTTCGTGCCTCTACCTCGACGATGGTGAAACCCGGATCATGTTCACAGGGGATACAGTCTTTAACGGCACGGTTGGCAGGACGGATTTGCCGACCGGAAACGGATGGAAGCTCCAGGAGAGCCTCGAAAGGCTCAGGGATTACGACGTTGACTTCGGCCTTCCGGGGCATGGCTGGGTCATAAAGGACTGGAGAGAGAACATCGACGAAATCTTGGGGTGGCTCTGA
- a CDS encoding MFS transporter, whose translation MEVTKNNGTYDMAYAKRAMLVVVILPLLVMYTEAMLTPALPTIQKEFGINPNDVSWVLTIYLLVGTVSAAILGKLGDMYGKKRMFLVALGFYTLGVILNGFAPSFQWLLVSRGIQGLGMAIFPLAFSLVREEFPPEMVPQVQGMISAMFGVGMVIALPLGAYVTQNFGWRWTYHSAAPFAVLMFILAWRVLRESRYVNPGKLDWPGALFLVWAVVPALVAVTRAPTVGWRAEQTLVLFGVSIVGVIALYLWEKRADNPLIPLDIISSRNPAIVNLGIMFAAFGISMMSQANTYIFQMKPPYGFGKTILESGLLMTPMAGVMLVVAPLAGKLMPKIGAKPLAITGALTASAGLALLSQYATQLSLTQFVALITVVGAGITLMNVSFINVLVFSVPPRVMGVATGANGLFRNFGSTWGPAIAGTVMSTYYILVHIPQIPVPIKIPTEKAYEVLFGTSALVYLFLALLSLAIVEVMKGGKIHEVENEGEKEITVG comes from the coding sequence ATGGAGGTCACGAAGAACAACGGAACCTACGACATGGCCTACGCCAAGCGGGCGATGCTGGTGGTGGTCATTCTCCCACTGCTTGTCATGTACACCGAGGCGATGCTCACTCCAGCACTGCCGACGATACAGAAGGAGTTCGGAATAAACCCCAACGACGTCAGCTGGGTGCTGACCATCTACCTCCTCGTCGGAACGGTAAGTGCCGCCATACTCGGCAAGCTCGGCGACATGTACGGCAAGAAGAGGATGTTTCTGGTCGCCCTGGGCTTCTACACGCTCGGAGTTATCCTCAACGGCTTCGCACCGAGCTTTCAGTGGCTCCTCGTGTCGCGCGGAATTCAGGGCCTTGGGATGGCCATATTCCCGTTAGCGTTCAGCCTCGTCCGTGAGGAATTCCCGCCCGAGATGGTGCCGCAGGTTCAGGGGATGATAAGCGCCATGTTTGGAGTTGGTATGGTTATCGCGCTTCCCCTTGGAGCTTACGTAACCCAGAACTTCGGATGGCGCTGGACGTACCACTCGGCGGCACCTTTCGCGGTTCTCATGTTCATCCTCGCATGGAGGGTTCTCCGCGAGAGCCGCTACGTGAACCCCGGAAAGCTCGACTGGCCCGGGGCGCTCTTCCTGGTCTGGGCCGTCGTGCCGGCCCTGGTAGCGGTGACTAGGGCACCCACCGTCGGCTGGAGGGCGGAGCAGACGCTCGTGCTCTTCGGAGTGTCCATCGTTGGAGTCATCGCGCTCTACCTCTGGGAGAAGAGAGCCGACAACCCGCTGATCCCGCTCGACATAATATCCTCCAGAAACCCTGCCATAGTGAACCTCGGCATAATGTTCGCGGCCTTCGGAATATCCATGATGAGCCAAGCGAACACCTACATCTTCCAGATGAAGCCGCCCTACGGCTTTGGCAAGACGATACTCGAAAGCGGCCTGCTCATGACCCCGATGGCCGGCGTCATGCTGGTCGTGGCTCCCCTGGCAGGCAAACTGATGCCCAAGATAGGTGCGAAGCCCCTGGCCATAACCGGTGCCCTAACGGCGAGTGCCGGCCTGGCCCTGCTCTCCCAGTACGCCACCCAGCTCTCCCTCACCCAGTTCGTGGCCCTCATAACGGTCGTCGGGGCCGGAATAACCCTCATGAACGTCTCCTTCATCAACGTGCTGGTGTTCTCGGTTCCGCCGAGGGTCATGGGAGTTGCCACCGGAGCGAACGGCCTGTTCAGAAACTTCGGCTCGACCTGGGGACCGGCCATAGCGGGAACAGTCATGAGCACCTACTACATACTCGTTCACATCCCCCAGATTCCGGTGCCCATCAAGATACCGACGGAGAAGGCCTACGAGGTGCTCTTCGGCACTTCGGCCCTCGTCTACCTATTCCTCGCCCTGCTCAGCCTGGCCATCGTGGAGGTCATGAAGGGTGGAAAGATACACGAGGTCGAGAACGAGGGAGAAAAGGAAATAACTGTCGGCTGA
- a CDS encoding M20/M25/M40 family metallo-hydrolase: MKTERAKEILLQLLKIPSPSGEEDRIMLHIMEFLHKLDYDVHIESDGQIIDLVVNPEAELFYEVHIDTIPIRAKPFVRGNIVYGTGSSDIKGGAAAILLMLENLRKEGKELNVGIVFVSDEELGGRGSALFMERYKPKMAVVLEPTDLEVHIAHAGNIEAYFEVDGKEAHGACPESGINAIEETYKMLEEMKKLEPFKAKGKYFDPHIGIQELVCENPVYLIPALCRGRLEARLLPDQEVEDILDLLDPIFDEYTLKYEYTEIWDGYELEPDEEIVQLAKKAMKVTDIDEFGGMRSWTDAINFMYNGTKTIVFGPGNLDISHTKNEHIDVRDVVTASEFLKALNEIYGKGE, from the coding sequence ATGAAAACCGAGCGCGCGAAGGAGATACTCCTTCAGCTTTTGAAGATACCCTCCCCATCGGGAGAGGAAGACAGGATAATGCTCCACATCATGGAGTTTCTGCACAAACTGGACTACGACGTCCACATCGAGAGCGACGGGCAGATAATAGACCTCGTCGTTAACCCCGAGGCCGAGCTCTTCTACGAGGTTCACATCGACACGATACCGATCCGCGCGAAGCCCTTCGTGAGGGGCAACATAGTCTATGGAACCGGCTCGAGCGACATAAAGGGCGGTGCCGCTGCCATACTCCTCATGCTCGAGAATCTCCGCAAGGAAGGGAAGGAACTCAACGTCGGCATCGTCTTCGTCAGCGATGAGGAGCTTGGGGGCAGGGGGAGCGCCCTCTTCATGGAGAGGTATAAGCCGAAGATGGCCGTCGTCTTAGAGCCGACCGATTTGGAAGTCCACATCGCCCACGCCGGCAACATCGAGGCCTACTTTGAAGTTGACGGCAAAGAAGCCCACGGTGCCTGTCCAGAGAGCGGCATCAACGCTATAGAGGAGACCTACAAGATGCTCGAGGAGATGAAGAAGCTCGAGCCCTTCAAGGCCAAGGGCAAGTACTTCGACCCGCACATAGGCATCCAGGAGCTCGTCTGCGAGAACCCCGTCTACCTCATCCCCGCCCTCTGCCGCGGCCGGCTTGAGGCGAGGCTCCTGCCCGATCAGGAAGTCGAGGACATACTCGACCTGCTCGACCCCATATTCGACGAGTACACGCTGAAGTACGAGTACACCGAGATATGGGACGGCTACGAGCTTGAGCCAGATGAGGAAATCGTCCAGCTTGCCAAAAAGGCCATGAAAGTCACGGACATAGACGAGTTCGGCGGAATGAGAAGTTGGACAGACGCCATAAACTTCATGTACAACGGCACCAAGACGATAGTCTTCGGGCCCGGCAACCTCGACATCTCACACACAAAGAACGAGCACATCGACGTCAGGGACGTGGTAACTGCCAGCGAGTTTTTGAAGGCTCTCAACGAGATTTACGGGAAGGGCGAGTGA
- a CDS encoding DUF504 domain-containing protein, translating to MRKGSVKEVLAKLKYDPREDEGDYYVIIEHRGAYGDVKKIPVEMIELGHGYFFVGDAQIPYHRILKVVRKDGKVIWETRKL from the coding sequence ATGCGGAAGGGCTCCGTGAAGGAGGTTCTGGCGAAGCTCAAGTACGACCCCAGAGAGGACGAGGGTGATTACTATGTCATCATAGAGCACCGCGGTGCCTACGGCGATGTCAAGAAAATCCCCGTCGAGATGATAGAGCTCGGTCACGGCTACTTCTTCGTCGGGGACGCCCAGATACCGTATCACCGCATCCTGAAGGTCGTCAGAAAGGATGGGAAGGTAATATGGGAGACCAGAAAGCTCTGA
- a CDS encoding NTPase, protein MTLRIFVTGPAGVGKTTLVERVAKEADRWGYLVGGMITREVRRGGRRVGFRITALDTGEEGTLASVRGTSHLPGVPFGKYVVHVDEINRVGVSAIKRALIEADLIVIDEIGPMEYKSDEFIRVVGEVLKSEKPLLAVVHRRMADKFRPLGKLYTLSVENRNRAFAEVMDEVMKELKGVRD, encoded by the coding sequence ATGACGCTGAGAATATTCGTTACTGGTCCGGCGGGAGTAGGGAAGACAACGCTCGTGGAGAGGGTCGCTAAAGAAGCCGACCGCTGGGGTTATCTCGTCGGAGGAATGATCACGAGGGAAGTGCGGAGAGGAGGAAGGCGCGTGGGATTCAGGATTACTGCCCTCGACACTGGGGAGGAGGGAACCCTGGCCAGCGTTAGGGGCACCTCGCACCTCCCGGGCGTTCCCTTTGGGAAGTACGTTGTCCACGTCGATGAAATAAACCGCGTCGGCGTTTCAGCGATAAAACGGGCTCTGATTGAGGCCGACCTGATAGTTATAGACGAAATCGGCCCGATGGAATACAAGAGCGACGAGTTCATCCGCGTTGTGGGGGAAGTCCTGAAATCGGAAAAGCCCCTCTTAGCGGTTGTCCACAGAAGGATGGCCGATAAGTTCCGTCCCCTTGGGAAACTCTACACGCTGAGCGTCGAGAACAGAAACAGAGCCTTCGCTGAGGTAATGGACGAAGTTATGAAAGAACTGAAGGGAGTCAGAGATTGA